In one Desulfobacterales bacterium genomic region, the following are encoded:
- a CDS encoding MGMT family protein, which produces MKTFADKAYDLLRKVPEGRVTTYKEIAHALKTRAYRGVGQAMRRNPYAPEVP; this is translated from the coding sequence ATGAAGACCTTTGCCGATAAGGCGTACGATCTTTTAAGGAAGGTGCCTGAAGGGCGCGTTACGACCTATAAGGAAATTGCCCATGCCCTGAAAACAAGGGCCTATCGGGGGGTCGGGCAGGCCATGCGAAGAAACCCCTATGCGCCCGAGGTTCCCTGA